The genomic DNA ATATTCTGCTCCTTCTTGGACTATTTTTCTACATTTATTCTGTGTTAGGAACAATTCTGTTTGCTAAGGTGTCAAAAGAATATTTGGGGTCACTAGACTTAAGTTTACTAACGTTGTTCCAAGTGGTGACATTGGAATCATGGGCTAGCGGTGGAATGAGACCGATTTTTGAGGAAATTCCATGGTCTTGGCTGTATTTTGTCACCTTTATCTTGTTTGGTACTTTTATTATTTTTAACTTGTTCGTCGGAGTTATTGTCAATAATGTTGAAAAAGCACATGACATGAATGATGAAACAGATGCTAAAAAAACAACATCTCCAGAGGAAGAATCAGCTGCTTTACGAAACGAAATTCCGAATTAAAACGGTTGATTGTAAAGATGCAAAGGTCGGATCCCTTACAAAATAGGAATCAAGCTAGTGGTGACTACCACTAGCTTTTTGTATACCGTGGTTGGCTTTATTAATTGGAAGGTCTTTTTTATTAATGTTCTTGATTTTATGGTTCGTACTCTCTGCTTTTGGTTTTATAAGGTGTTAAAAGTATTATAAAATATGAGCTTCCCAAGTTTTTATGGTCTTCGCTATTTTATGAAAAGTAATCACTAATAATAATAA from Bacillus sp. (in: firmicutes) includes the following:
- a CDS encoding ion transporter, coding for MVNALLLTIPAMGNILLLLGLFFYIYSVLGTILFAKVSKEYLGSLDLSLLTLFQVVTLESWASGGMRPIFEEIPWSWLYFVTFILFGTFIIFNLFVGVIVNNVEKAHDMNDETDAKKTTSPEEESAALRNEIPN